CGCTCGGCGGGGCCGACCCGGAACGGCGCGTGCCGCATCCGCAGCCGTGGGTGCCCGCGCTGGGCCGAGTAGGTGTTCGGCCCGCCCCAGTACTGCATCAGGAACAGCGTCAGCCGGTCGGCGGCCGGGCCCAGATCCTCCTCCGGGTACATCGGGCGCAGCAGCGGATCGGTGGCAACACCGGCGTAGAACTCGTCGACCAGCCGGCGGAAGGTCGGCTCACCCCCGACCGCCTCGAAGAGGGTCGTCGTCGGCTGGGTCCGGTCGGAGTCACCTGCGGCAGTCACCGTTCCATCCTGCCAGGTGTCCCTCGCCCCGGCGGGTACGGTCGCCCGCGCCGGGATGCGTGCTCGATCACAGCGTCGCGGTGCCGCCCGCCGCCGCCCGCCGGCCCGCCAGCGGGCCCTCGTCACCGGCCGGCGTGGCGCGGCCGGTCGCCCCGGTGCCGGCAGCGGTCGCGGTCGGCGTGGCGCTTCCGGTCGCCCCGGTCCCGGCGGTAGTCGACATCTCGCCGCGGGGGCGTGCGCCGGGTGCCTTCGCGGCGGCGATGGCGGCGTCGAAGGCGGCGGCGCTCGGCCAGCGGGCCACCACCACGAGCATCAGGAGCACGCCGGCCGCGCTCCACAGCCCGACCACCCCGGGGATGGAGAACCGCTCGGCGAGCAGGCCAGTGACGATCACCGCGAAGCCCTGGATCACCTGCATGCCGGTCGCCATCACACCGAACGCCCGGGCGCGGTAGCCGTCGGGCAGAGCCCGGACGAAGAGCCCGTTGGCGACCGGCAGCAGCCCGGCCACCGAGAAGCCGCAGACCGCGACGAGCAGCGCCACCACGCCCGGCGGCGGGTCGAACAGGGCCGGCACCAGCACCAGGGGGGCCAGCACGGCGAACGGACGGATCAGGGCCACCCGACGGGTGGGCCGGACGGCCCGCCCGATGATCAGGCCACCGAGGATGAAACCGACCGGCGCGGCCGCCATGATCACCGCTTGGGTGGCGGCGGCGCCCACGCCCGCGCCCGAGCGCTCACCGGCCCAGGCGCCGGCCAGCCCCTCGGGGACGATGGAGAAGAGCATCGAGCAGAACACCAGCACGGCGATCGATCGCAGCACCGGGGTGCCGAAGACGATCCGGAAGCCGGCCCCGGTCTCCCGCAGCAGCGACGTGCGCGGTTCGCCGGTGTTCACCCGGGCGTGGTCGCGGACGCCGAGCCGCACGAGCAACGCGGACGCGCCGAAGCTGGCCGCGTTGACCAGTAGCGCGGCGGTGGGGCTGGCCGTGGCGATGGCGGCGCCGAGCAGGTAGCCGGTCACCTGGGCGGCCTGCCCGACGCTGCTGTTGAGGGAGAGGCCGACCACCAGTTTGTCGCCGGTGAGGATCACCGGCATGAGCGCGGAGCGCGCGGCCTGGGCCGGCGGGTTGGCCAGCGTGGTGGTGAAGAGCAGGGCGAGGATCGCCCAGACCGGCAGGTGCGGGATGGCGACCAGCGCGATCAGCACCATCCGAAGCAGGTCGGAATTGACCATCACGGCCCGGTACCGGCACCGGTCGGCCACCGTGGACAGCAGCGGACCGCCGATCAGCCACGGCAGGTAGCTCACCGCGAACGCCGCCGCCGAGAGGGCCACCGAGTCGGTTTCCCGGTAGACCAGGACGGTCACCGCCGCCTTGGCGATGTAGTCACCGATCCAGGAGAGGGTGGTGGCCGAGAGGACCGCCCGGTACTCGCGCTGGGCGAACACTTCACTGAAGGTGGCCGGACCTTCGTGGAGGGGTCGCTCGTCGGACACCGTGGCCTCCATCGTTCCCGGCGGCGGCCACTCGTGGCGACCTGGCCGGAAATCGTCGTCAGATCTACGGAGCAGCGAGGACGTGATCACGCTCCGAGGAGCTTGTTTCCGGATTCTGCCCGATCGTCTGAAGGCTGGCTAGGGTGAACGGATAGATCGTCGCATCTCCGACTGAACGAACGGACGATACCCGAGGGGCCGGGCGGACCGCGACCCCTCCGAGGTCGGCTCCCTCGACGCTGGCTGTTCGACCAGAAGAACCGCAGGTCAGGGTGGGGTGGCCGGCCCGGGCGTGGGGATGCCGGGGTAGAAGCGGGCTGCGGCGATCTTGGCGGTGATGCCGGAGTTCTCCAGCGACTCGGCCAGCCGGCGACGCAGCTCCCGACCGACCGCGAACTGTCCGTCCGCGCTCGTCTTGACCACCGTACGGATCACCGCGCCGTCGATCGTCACCTGCTCCACGCCGAGCACCTCCGGCGGCTCGACGATGTGCGGGGCCAGATCCGGGTCGAGCGCCACCGACGCCGCCGCGGTCCGTAGCACCGCAGTGGCCTCCTC
The nucleotide sequence above comes from Micromonospora pallida. Encoded proteins:
- a CDS encoding MFS transporter: MSDERPLHEGPATFSEVFAQREYRAVLSATTLSWIGDYIAKAAVTVLVYRETDSVALSAAAFAVSYLPWLIGGPLLSTVADRCRYRAVMVNSDLLRMVLIALVAIPHLPVWAILALLFTTTLANPPAQAARSALMPVILTGDKLVVGLSLNSSVGQAAQVTGYLLGAAIATASPTAALLVNAASFGASALLVRLGVRDHARVNTGEPRTSLLRETGAGFRIVFGTPVLRSIAVLVFCSMLFSIVPEGLAGAWAGERSGAGVGAAATQAVIMAAAPVGFILGGLIIGRAVRPTRRVALIRPFAVLAPLVLVPALFDPPPGVVALLVAVCGFSVAGLLPVANGLFVRALPDGYRARAFGVMATGMQVIQGFAVIVTGLLAERFSIPGVVGLWSAAGVLLMLVVVARWPSAAAFDAAIAAAKAPGARPRGEMSTTAGTGATGSATPTATAAGTGATGRATPAGDEGPLAGRRAAAGGTATL
- a CDS encoding globin is translated as MTAAGDSDRTQPTTTLFEAVGGEPTFRRLVDEFYAGVATDPLLRPMYPEEDLGPAADRLTLFLMQYWGGPNTYSAQRGHPRLRMRHAPFRVGPAERDAWLLHMRRAVDSLDLPSDVATTLWDYLERAAYFMVNVMEDPAVR